One genomic window of Eggerthella timonensis includes the following:
- a CDS encoding serine O-acetyltransferase translates to MFGDNLDRIVKSIEKNYEADEIFFTKPGRRFPSRMAVKSVLKDLRRVLFPGYFGEEMLTPSTSPEYFIGETLIQIERVLREQIVLALAYTSDDRDALEADPARSLCGGTPEHICERASEVCTVFFDELPSIQRVLLTDVQALYDGDPAAGSKEEVIFSYPGLYAIYVYRIAHVLYQQNVPIIPRIMTELAHSGTGIDIGAGAQIGEYFFIDHGTGVVIGETTIIGDHVKLYQGVTLGALSTRGGQRLAGVRRHPTIEDDVTIYSNASVLGGETVVGAGSVIAGSTFVTSSVPPNSRVSLKAQEITVRQPGERD, encoded by the coding sequence ATGTTCGGAGACAACCTCGATCGCATCGTGAAAAGCATCGAGAAGAACTACGAGGCCGACGAGATATTCTTCACCAAGCCCGGACGGCGGTTTCCCAGCCGCATGGCCGTGAAGAGCGTCCTCAAAGACCTGCGCCGGGTGTTGTTTCCGGGCTACTTCGGCGAGGAGATGCTCACGCCGTCCACCAGCCCGGAGTACTTCATCGGGGAGACGCTCATCCAAATCGAGCGGGTGCTGCGCGAGCAGATCGTCCTCGCGCTGGCCTACACCTCCGACGACCGCGACGCCCTGGAGGCCGACCCGGCACGCTCCCTGTGCGGCGGCACGCCCGAGCACATCTGCGAGCGCGCCTCCGAGGTGTGCACGGTGTTCTTCGACGAGCTTCCCAGCATCCAGCGGGTGCTGCTCACCGACGTGCAGGCGCTGTACGACGGCGATCCGGCGGCCGGATCGAAGGAGGAGGTCATCTTCTCGTACCCCGGCCTGTACGCCATCTACGTGTACCGCATCGCGCACGTGCTCTACCAGCAGAACGTGCCCATCATCCCGCGCATCATGACCGAGCTGGCGCACAGCGGCACGGGCATCGACATCGGCGCCGGCGCCCAGATCGGCGAGTACTTCTTCATCGATCACGGCACGGGCGTGGTGATCGGCGAGACCACCATCATCGGCGATCACGTGAAGCTGTACCAGGGCGTCACGCTGGGCGCGCTTTCCACGCGCGGCGGGCAGCGGCTCGCCGGGGTGCGGCGCCATCCCACCATCGAGGACGACGTGACCATCTACTCCAACGCCTCGGTGCTCGGCGGAGAGACGGTGGTGGGCGCAGGATCGGTCATCGCCGGCTCCACGTTCGTCACCTCGTCGGTTCCCCCCAATTCTCGCGTGTCGCTGAAGGCGCAGGAGATCACCGTGCGCCAGCCGGGCGAGCGGGACTAG
- the ispD gene encoding 2-C-methyl-D-erythritol 4-phosphate cytidylyltransferase, with translation MTQTIDPVFSSAVLSAPELALNDLDFDALSQAMGGLKGEVDKNPQTAAIILAGGTGERFGKEGGKQLVEIAGKPILTWSAEAFDAVGDIGLIVIVCPEDRCDEYLKRAIDPFPFVTPIVVAPSGPSRQESAFSGLEYVPDDYEYVILHDGARPLITPDLIAHTIATLKGNIDCDGAVVAHPAVDTLKVVENGVIVGTPDRRVFWNAQTPQVFRAGIYRRAHASALSDGFMGTDDSSLIERLGGRVLVVEGKRDNIKLTVPEDYLMLAAAVRTMYMKGAEE, from the coding sequence ATGACGCAGACAATCGACCCGGTGTTCTCGTCCGCGGTGCTCAGCGCGCCCGAGCTCGCGCTGAACGACCTCGACTTCGATGCGCTGTCGCAGGCGATGGGCGGGCTCAAAGGCGAGGTCGACAAGAACCCGCAGACGGCCGCCATCATATTGGCAGGCGGCACGGGCGAGCGGTTCGGCAAGGAGGGCGGCAAGCAGCTCGTGGAGATCGCGGGCAAGCCCATCCTCACGTGGTCGGCCGAGGCGTTCGATGCCGTGGGCGACATCGGGCTCATCGTCATCGTGTGCCCCGAGGACCGCTGCGACGAGTACCTCAAGCGCGCGATCGACCCGTTCCCGTTCGTCACGCCCATCGTGGTGGCGCCCTCGGGTCCCAGCCGCCAGGAGTCGGCGTTCTCGGGCCTCGAGTACGTTCCGGACGACTACGAGTACGTCATCCTGCACGACGGCGCCCGCCCGCTCATCACGCCCGACCTCATCGCGCACACCATCGCCACGCTCAAGGGCAACATCGACTGCGACGGCGCCGTGGTGGCCCATCCGGCCGTCGACACCCTCAAAGTGGTCGAGAACGGCGTGATCGTGGGAACGCCGGACCGCCGCGTGTTCTGGAACGCGCAGACGCCCCAGGTGTTCCGCGCCGGCATCTACCGCCGCGCGCACGCCTCGGCGTTGTCCGACGGCTTCATGGGCACCGACGACTCGTCGCTCATCGAGCGGCTGGGCGGCCGCGTGCTCGTGGTGGAGGGCAAGCGCGACAACATCAAGCTGACCGTGCCCGAGGACTACCTCATGCTGGCCGCGGCCGTGCGCACGATGTACATGAAGGGGGCGGAAGAGTGA
- the ispF gene encoding 2-C-methyl-D-erythritol 2,4-cyclodiphosphate synthase, translated as MADQAFSPASLRIGQGYDVHAFAEGRKLILGGVDIPHSKGLLGHSDADVLAHAIADALLGGIRGGDIGKLFPDTDPAYLDADSLKLLAAVADKVRAEGYDILDVDSVIAAQAPKLSPYREAMRENLARAMGVAVENVGVKATTTERLGFEGREEGISATAVCLLHRCR; from the coding sequence ATGGCCGATCAGGCGTTCAGCCCCGCGTCCCTGCGCATCGGGCAGGGGTATGACGTGCATGCTTTCGCCGAAGGGCGGAAGCTTATCCTGGGGGGCGTGGACATCCCGCATTCGAAGGGGCTGCTCGGGCATTCGGATGCCGACGTGCTGGCGCATGCCATCGCCGACGCGCTGCTGGGAGGCATCCGCGGCGGCGACATCGGCAAGCTGTTCCCCGACACCGATCCCGCTTACCTGGACGCCGACTCGCTCAAGCTGCTGGCCGCCGTGGCTGACAAGGTGCGCGCCGAGGGCTACGACATCCTCGACGTGGACTCCGTCATCGCCGCGCAGGCGCCGAAGCTCTCGCCGTACCGCGAGGCCATGCGCGAGAACCTGGCTCGTGCCATGGGCGTCGCGGTGGAGAACGTGGGCGTGAAAGCCACCACCACCGAGCGCTTGGGGTTCGAGGGCCGCGAGGAGGGCATCTCCGCGACCGCCGTGTGTCTTCTGCATCGATGTAGGTAG
- the cysS gene encoding cysteine--tRNA ligase: MIRLYNTKTRTKVDFETRERGKVGMYVCGPTVYNYIHIGNARTFMSFDVIRRYLMWRGFDVTFVQNVTDVDDKIIAKANEEGRSAAEVAAEYTEAFIEDMRDAGVLDPDIRPKATEEIPAMIELIQELIDGGHAYDADGDVYFNVRSFPAYGELSGRNVDEMESGHRELRADDKAVGDRKRDPLDFALWKAAKPGEPAWESPWGMGRPGWHIECSAMSRTYLGLPFDIHGGGADLVFPHHENERAQSEAACGCTFANYWMHGGMLQINSEKMSKSLGNFKLLRDVLKATDPKVLRFLMLQTHYRSPLDFSDERLAEAGAALCRIENAVKNLDWLLGNAEDIPSPLDLRALMDRTRQAKMGFILAMDDDFNTCKALGEVFDFIADVNAQTAGKTLSLSDVPPVRDARALIVELMGVFGIDVEASADACAANGYPAEVVALAADIAGYEGSDAVEAVDALLAARADARAAKDWGRADAVRDGLGGLGFTIEDTPQGARVSYGG; the protein is encoded by the coding sequence ATGATCAGGCTATATAATACGAAGACCCGCACGAAGGTCGATTTCGAGACGCGCGAGCGCGGCAAGGTGGGCATGTACGTGTGCGGGCCGACCGTGTACAACTACATCCACATCGGCAACGCGCGCACGTTCATGAGCTTCGACGTGATCCGCCGCTACCTCATGTGGCGCGGCTTCGACGTGACGTTCGTGCAAAACGTCACCGACGTGGACGACAAGATCATCGCCAAGGCGAACGAAGAGGGCCGCAGCGCCGCCGAGGTGGCCGCCGAGTACACCGAGGCGTTCATCGAGGACATGCGCGACGCCGGCGTGCTCGATCCCGACATCCGCCCGAAGGCCACCGAGGAGATCCCCGCGATGATCGAGCTCATCCAGGAGCTCATCGACGGCGGCCACGCCTACGACGCGGACGGCGACGTGTACTTCAACGTGCGCTCGTTCCCGGCGTACGGCGAGCTGTCGGGACGCAACGTGGACGAGATGGAGAGCGGCCACCGCGAGCTGCGTGCCGATGACAAAGCGGTGGGCGATCGCAAGCGCGACCCGCTCGACTTCGCGCTGTGGAAGGCCGCCAAGCCCGGGGAACCGGCGTGGGAATCGCCCTGGGGCATGGGCCGTCCCGGCTGGCACATCGAGTGCTCGGCCATGTCGCGCACGTACCTGGGGCTGCCTTTCGACATCCACGGCGGCGGCGCCGACCTCGTGTTCCCGCATCACGAGAACGAACGCGCGCAGAGCGAGGCCGCGTGCGGCTGCACGTTCGCGAACTACTGGATGCACGGCGGCATGCTACAGATCAACTCCGAGAAGATGAGCAAGTCGCTGGGCAATTTCAAGCTGCTGCGCGACGTGCTGAAGGCGACCGACCCGAAGGTGCTGCGCTTCCTCATGCTGCAGACGCATTACCGCTCGCCGCTCGACTTCTCCGACGAGCGCCTGGCCGAAGCGGGCGCGGCGCTGTGCCGCATCGAGAACGCGGTGAAGAACCTCGATTGGCTTTTGGGCAACGCCGAGGACATCCCCTCGCCGCTGGATTTGCGCGCGCTTATGGATCGCACGCGGCAGGCGAAGATGGGCTTCATCCTGGCCATGGACGACGACTTCAACACCTGCAAGGCGCTCGGCGAGGTGTTCGACTTCATCGCCGACGTGAACGCGCAGACGGCGGGCAAGACGCTGTCGCTGTCCGACGTGCCGCCCGTGCGCGACGCCCGCGCGCTCATCGTCGAGCTCATGGGCGTGTTCGGCATCGACGTGGAGGCCTCCGCGGATGCGTGCGCCGCGAACGGGTACCCGGCCGAGGTCGTGGCGCTTGCGGCCGATATCGCGGGCTACGAGGGTTCCGATGCCGTCGAGGCCGTGGATGCGCTGCTCGCAGCCCGCGCCGACGCGCGCGCCGCAAAGGACTGGGGCCGTGCCGACGCCGTGCGCGATGGCCTCGGCGGCTTGGGCTTCACGATCGAAGACACGCCGCAGGGAGCCCGCGTGAGCTACGGGGGATAA